The Aspergillus fumigatus Af293 chromosome 7, whole genome shotgun sequence genome includes the window GACTGCAGCCGGAAAGTTCCGAATGTTGACCACGCGGCGAGGACGGCCCCGAGGTACTGAGGTGGGAGATTAGTATTGTTCCGGCCTCAAAAATAAGGTCCCTTACAAAACATGTGTTGTATAGAGCAGTCGCCGTCGCCCTGTGCGTCGGATATGCCAGCTCGGTCACCAGGATGGGCGAAGGCTGGGAGAGAAACGACGTCGCGAAGCCGATCAGGAATCCGGCGACGATGAACATCGGGGTATTTTGCGCCGCGGCTTGCACGGCAGCCCCGATCGGAAGCAGGGCAAACCCAGTATACAACACCTTCTTCCTGCCGTATCGATCTCCGATCCAGGTGGCGGGGAACAATCCGATGACCTTGGCGACGGGATAAACGGCATTCATAAAGCCGAGAAGAGCGCCGGTGGGTTGGCCGAAGGTATCCCGCCATTGCGGCAGCGTCTGCAGGCCGTTCATCATGGCGCCTATGGAAGGTCAGCGACGCTGATCAGGATGATCTGGGGCACGGCGTGTTACCATCGAAGCCCACAGCAGAGGAGGATAGCAAGGGAATCGCGAGACAGAAattgagcagcagcagatgctTCGTGCGATACCAGGGCTTCGCGTTGGTTGGCAACACCTGGATGTCACGTCAGACGGGTTTGCTTGACGGACGCAATCACAGCGAACTTACCGCAAGCAATTCGGGCGAGTACGCGTTTCCCGGTAATAAATCGGTTGTCTGGCTTGCCTTGTCCTCCACCAGCTATGCCGTAGTGGAATAAAGCTGAAGGCAGTAGTATGAACCCGGTGTGATGGGTACTGAAGTTATCGGACTAATGACCCATGCACCAGGCTATTGGTTCCAGGCAAGTCAGTTGATCCCTAACAGTACTTGGCAAGGAAGACCTCTTCGGCGAGCCTGCCCGTCTCTTTGATCGGCACGTTGCAGACGCTAgccgccatcaaggccactGGCTTTGCTGTCGTGCGCTGGTAGATTCTGGCTGAAAACGACGTCTCGACCACGAAACATACTTGGTGTTATTGGGTACTGGTTCTTGACCAAGAATTCTCACCTACCTCTCATTGTCCATGTCCCGGACTACGAGTATGGAAAGACAGCGCTCCTCGCTGCAAAGAATGTCGCCGGAGAGAACGCGATGACTACAACTAGTGAGGAAGCGAGTGACTTCATCCAAACCGCCAACGCTGTAAACAAGATGGTTACCGTTTACCAGAGTAAGCCCTTAGCTTCATGGTGCGAGGCCATCGAGGGCGTACATTCAGGTGGTCTTTGCTATGCGATTTGGACAAGCACTTCTGACTAACCGGGTGGATCAGCTTCCTCATGATGTTCAAGAAGCACATGTAGCAGGCCGTCAGTCCTCCTCCGTTCAGGACCTAGGGTTTGGTCAAGAGGACCTTCTACTTCGGCGAGCATACGCCCGGCATCCTGCTCATGAAAGACGCCACTTTTGGGCGGAATCGAAAACGCAACCACTGAGCCAGCAAAACAAAACGGGATTTCATTTACTCGCACGACACCTTTTCAAGATTAGACGACCACCAGCCCTTTAGGCCAGTGGGGAAGTTACcctatataatatctaaATTCAGATGAGAGTGACCTACGCAGTTGTGTAGGGTGGACGGATTCAGTCCCATTCCTCCGTCAACAGAGTTCCGATCCGCATGTGTTGCTCATCACCAGCCGGCCCAGCGGCGGCCACAGACGACTCTCtgggcttcctcctcctcccctctTTGCCTTGGAAGGAGACCTAGACAGCTGCTCCAATGGCATGTTCTCAAAAGAAAGGGATTCCCATCCCAATACCCGGTGAGCGTCCCCGATCTAGCCCGTAACAGATGTTCCATTGGCTCTTCAATGTAGACACCCAAATAGGTCGTTCCACCACGTTAGTACACAggttcctttttctctccctgTCGTCCCTTCGCGGGTCTTCCCTCTTAAGATCAGGTAGCTTCGTAATGATCCCCTCGACAGAACTATAAGAAGCTCTGCAAGTTCAATGGTGCCATGCCGTGGCTCATTGCACTCATAAACCAATTTCGGCATCACAAGCAAATGATATGCGACAGATGACTCAGAAATGCAATTGTTAATGCCACACCGCTAAAAGTTGTGAATAGTGAACTTTTGATTACATTCGAGATACTGTCTATACTCTAATGTGGTTTAAAACAGTCTAATGCATCCTTCCAATCCGGGATCAGGCCACTCACTGATGTCTCAGGTCAGGATTCTGCTCTGCTTTCTAACTTCTCGACGTAAACAGATCGTGGTATCGGTACAGGGCGTGCAGTTTCTAGGACGAACCTAGGTCTGCGTTTTCCTCATAGCTTGATTTGGTACTTTGGATGGGTCCTCAACCGTTCTCCATACTTCAAGGACATGAAAATCATGCCCATCATAAGCAAGGATATACCGGCCAGAAGCGTATTTCCCCAGCCCTGACCAAGGCTACTATACATTCGAGGACCCGCAAGGGGAAGAAACGCGCCCCCCACACTGCGGAAGACCGTATTAGCAGCGGTGGCGCTGGCAGCGTACATTGGAAACGCATCGACTAGGTACGTCCCAACCGGGGTGAAAACCGTTATCATGCCGAACCCTATGAGAAATGTGCCCAGAACAGGCACGAACCAGAAGACCCGATACTCGGCGGTCCAGCCATATATGAGCAAGCCGATCGGGATCATGGATCCGCCCAGGATCGTGGGTGGCAGACGGTATTCGGGCTTCATCTCGCCGCCTCGGGCTGCTCGCCTGACGATTGCATCGGACACAAGCCCTAAGATAAAGAGGCCGGCAAATTGACCGCAGCCACAGCCCAGATATATAAGGCCCacgttggtgatgatgccgTAGCGCGATGCAAAGACGTCGGTTACcgtggtgaagaagaggtagagCGTTCCATACGCAACCGCGGTCAGCAGAGATAGTCCGAAGACCACAGGCGAGAGGAAAAGCATCTTGACGGGCCGGACAATGCTGGTGGTGATCAGTTGGCTCCGGGATATGGTCGTACGGTCGTCGTGGCGTATGTTGGGGTTGCCCGTCGATTTTCTCAGCCTGGCGGCTTTGCGCTTCAGGAGCGTCGGAGCATGGGTCTCGCGTTGAAagacgaggcagaagagggaCACTGCACCGGACTTGAAGCCGCTATTAGCGTCTGCCCAACCGTTCCTTGTAGCCAGTCATGAGGTGGGTCGTAGCCTACCACGATGATCAGAAGCCAGAAGTTCCACCTCCAACCCAGCGAACGCGACACGTAGGCTCCGATCGCTGGGCCCAAGCAAGGCCCAAGCAGCACAGGCATTGTCCAGATGGCCATGGCACGCCCGCGCTGCTCTTGTCGGAAGCAATCCGCAACGGTACCAGGACCGATTGTCAGCGGCGCAGCGCCTACAAGACCGGTTAAGAAACGGACGATGATTAGCATAGGCATGCTAATGGACAGCGCGCAAGCGACATTGCAGAGAATAAAGAGCGCGGCACTAATATGATAGACAATCAGGCGCCCGTATAGTTCACTGCAGGGTGCCAGCACGAGAGGTCCGAATGCATAACCAAGCAGGTAGATCGACACGCCAAACGAGCCGATGTCGCGGTTCGAGGTGCCCATCTCTACCATTACCTGGTTGATAGCCGGGGCAAACATGGACGACGCAAACGGCCTGGGGAGCGCGCGGTCAGGGTTAGTTCCACGACTCGTCGATAGCCTTAGGAGAGGATCGCCTCACGTCACAAACGTCAGCGCCGAGACCATGACAACATTTCGCCATTTTTTGGAGGCTGGCCAGTTGAGTGGCAGCTCAGGATCATTCTCGCCGTCCCATTTGACAATCTCGGAGTCATCGTCTGCCTGGCATGCCGGGTCCGTCAACGACCCCTCCGTCGCTGTTCCCTTCTCGGTGCACTCGGTCTTGGGTCCTTGTGCCAGCACGGGggccgaggagatgctcTGCTGCGGGAGCCGGCTGTTAGGATGTGCTGGGGCTGTCGAGTCCGTATTCGAGGCCTTTTCTTCCATTGTCGTCGCACGATCAAATCGCCTCGCGCGTGCGTTGATTCGGAGTGGAATGATCGTTGATATTTGGGTCAGCCAACcgaggaagacaagaagaggCCGCTGACAAATTCGCCTGAAGTTACTGGATTTTAATTTAGGATACTATTGATTGTCAGGGTATAGCAGCATACATTTGATGTGCCACTCCGGCTGGAAATTGTATCGGCAGTCTCCCCGAGCACCGTCGGGGACTCTCCGCGAAGCCTTGTGTCGCCCGCCATTTGGTTCGCCCATGGCGGGTTGGAGTGTGTTCGTGCCAGCCTGCTAGTATCGAGATGCTCTCCTGTCCCCCATGCTGACAGCATTGCCCTTTGTGTCCCCGCGAACCCACTCCCTCAGGATACTGATTTGGGCGAAAGCCTCACGTCGGGGAGGCATCCCGGCACTGACCCTGACGACCAATACCCCTGAGCCCCAACTCACTGACCCCTTGCCGACAGAAACCATGGCTCACTATCCTCAGCATATCTCGGCTCGGGCCGGAGGTGGTTATAAGTATTATAGCATCAACCATTTCTGACGGACACACAGGCTCCCCTGGTGCGGTCATTTTAGCCCGTCTCGTGCTTGGAAACCGTTGCCAATATGGGAGAGATATGTCCTCGTAGGGAGGATTTCGATATTGATTACATTCTCAAGAACGCCTCGTTACTTGAGAAGGTTTCCCTTCTTGCTGGTGAGACAAAGTGACGTGCCTGGGTTTTGAGTCTCTGCTAACGGAAATTCCCAACCCCCTTGAAATAGGCTATGACTTTTGGCATACAGCTCCCCTACCACGGTTCAACGTTCCCTCGGTCAGAGTCAGCGATGGTCCCAACGGCGTTCGAGGAACCAAGTTCTTCGACGGCGTCCGCGCCGCCTGTCTTCCTTGTGGCACCGGCCTCGCCGCCACGTGGGATCAGTCTTTGCTTTACGATGCTGGGGTGCTCATCGGCCAAGAGTGCCTAGCCAAAGGTGCTCACTGCTGGCTAGTACCCACAGTGTGTATCCAACGGTCGCCCCTTGGGGGCAGAGGGTTTGAGTCTTTCGCGGAGGACCCATATGCCACCGGTAAACTTGCCGCCGCGTACATCCGAGGTGCCCAGTCCACCGGCGTGATATCCACAATCAAGCATTTCGCCGCAAACGACCAGGAGCATGAGAGAATTAGCGTCAATGCCGTCATGAGCGAGCGAGCTTTGCGCGAGGTTCATTTGTTGCCCTTTCAGATCGCTATCGCCGATTCCGCGCCGGGCGCCGTCATGACATGCTACAACAAAGTCAACGGACAGCATCTTTCGGAGAGCAAGGAGATGTTGGACGGTCTGTTGCGCAGGGAATGGGGCTGGAAGGGTCTCATCATGAGCGACTGGTGCGTCGGCATAACCACGTCCGCTTCTGGGAGGTCAGCTGCTGACTTGGCCTTGACAGGTTTGGAACGTACTCGACCGCCGAGGCTCTCAATGCCGGCCTTGGCTTGGAGATGCCGGGCACCACTAGGCTTCGAGGACCGTTACTGGAGCTTGCGATTTCGAGCCGCAAAGTCTCCCGCGCGACGCTGGACGAGCGCGCCAGGACCGTGCTCGAATTCGTTCAGCGAGCCAGAAAGGCCGAGGTTTCGGCCGTTGAGAGCACACGAGACTTTCCCGAGGATCGCAGGCTGAACCGCAAACTTGCTGCCGATAGCATTGTCCTTCTGAAGAACGAGTCCGGGCTGTTGCCGCTCAACCCGCAGACGTTGACGAGTGTCGCCCTGATAGGGCCAAACATGAAGACTGCGGCGTTCTGCGGAGGAGGTTCGGCGTCGCTTCAACCCTACTACAGCACCTCGCCGTACCAGGGAATCACGAGCCAGCTCCCGCCGGGCGTCGAGGTTCTTTACGAGACGGGCGCTACCTCGTATGCCTTCATCccggagctggaggcgtcAGAGGTGCGCACGCCGGAAGGCCAGCCTGGGCTGCGAATGCGCTTCTACCGAGACCCGCCCTCCGTCCAAGAACGGCGCGTGGTGGAGGAGACCATCATCCAGGAGTCCTCGTAGCAGCTGATGGGCTTCTCCAACCCGGAGTTGGACCGGCTCTTCTACGCAGACATTGAAGCCGAGCTGATTGCTCCCGCCACTGGTCCTTTCCAATTCGGCCTGGCTGTCTATGGGTCTGCCAGTCTCTTTCTCAACGACCAGCTTATCATCGACAACACGACTGTGCAACGAGGTGGCacgttcttcttcggcaaAGGCACCCTGGAGGAAACGGCCACGGTGGATCTTGTTCAGGGTCAGTCGTACCAGATCAAGGTGCAATTCGCGAGTGGGCCTTCCTCCAAGCTCGTCAAACCTGGAGTGGTGAAtttcggcggcggcgccGGTCGCCTGGGAATGGTTCAGGTTGTCGATCCGGAGCGGGCGATCGCCCGGGCCGTTGAGGCCGCGAAGCGTGCCGACATCACGATCCTGGGGGTTGGGCTGACGCGAGACCATGAATCAGAGGGATTCGATCGGTCCCACATGGATCTTCCTCCGGCCGTTGCCTCCCTGGTCACCGCTGTCCTGGACGTGGCGCCGGACGCCATTCTCCTAACCCAGAGCGGCACGCCGTTCAGCATGCTTCCGTGGGCCGACCTTGTGAAGACGCATCTCCACGCATGGTTCGGGGGGAACGAGCTCGGCAATGGCATTGCTGATGTATTGTTCGGTGTGGTCAATCCCAGTGGAAAACTCCCGCTTTCGTTTCCGCGACGAATCGAAGACACTCCGACATATCTCAATTTCGGAAGCGAGCGCGGGCAAGTCACTTATGGCGAGGGCATTTACGTGGGTTACAAATTACTACGAAAAAGTCCGACGAGCTGTGCTCTATCCATTCGGGTACGGTCCGCTCCCGTCCATCCATGTTGTTTTCGGTCGAACTCCCTGCTGACTCGCTTCGTCCCTCAGGCACGGTTTGTCGTACACCTCCTTTGCGTACTCCGATTTGACGGTCGACACCGCGTCCGCTACACTGAATGTTCGAAACTCGGGAGACGTGGCCGGAGCGGAAGTAGTCCAGCTGTATATCGCGGCCGATCCAACAACGTCGTCAATCGCACGTCccatcaaggagctcaaAGGATTTCCAAAGGTGGCTTTGCAGCCCGATGAGACGCGCCGGGTGAGCATCCCATTTGATCGATTCACCACTGCGTTTTGGGACCAGGAAGCACACGTCTGGACGTGCGAAAAAGGGCGGTATAGAGTCTTGGTCGGGTCGAGCAGCCAAAACATCCTGCTGGAAGGCGTGCTGGAGATTCAGGAGACGACCACCTGGTCCGGCCTGTGAGCTCTTGGACCGGGCTGGTCTCGAGATTGACACGACACCGACCGCACAGGGCTACATCCAGGCCGTCTGCATACATGCCATTGATACGAATTGAAGGCTCTTCGACGAGTTCGCTGGATAGAAGGTTATAAGACTCGTCAACAACCCTGGAACGTTACTCTCGACAATGCTTTAGCGTTCGAAGAATTCGAGAATAGAGATTGATGGGTTTGCTTCTGAACGAAGTACCAGGATGACCTGGGAACTCAACAGTTGTTTCCGTCTCGGGAAAATTGCCTGAATCCCCATTTGTAACGAATGGCTGCTCCAGTGTGCCTCTGTTCTCTGAGCGATCCGATTGAGCCGTCCGACCGTGGCTTGGCTTAAATAGCCGGGAGCCACGTCTTTCCACTCCTCTGTAAATCGTCGGCCGTCGCGTCTGGGTGGATCTGGTAATCCGAACTCGGGCGAGTAGGCGCGAGAGCTCTATGCCGTTGCTGGTCGACGGCTTGTCGGAGTTGCTGTATTAAAGTAAAAGGATGTAGGCCACAGAAGACTTTAGAATAGCTTAGTTGCCTGCCTTCACCGTGGTTCGGCAGACGTCGGGCTGCGTGATCTAAGATGAACTGTACAGAGTAATCATTCACTATCCACCTGTCTGCCCTCTTAGCCTGGCTAGCGGTATTATACTATGGAAATTTATAATACACAATCAAAATACTACGACAGCTGAGGAAACCACTGATAAACCCATCACCAACTCACTATCCAGCAAGGTGGATTGGTACCCCTACCGAATTATTGAGATAGTGGATGAATATGATAGGAATACTTTTAAGCCCTCACCAAGTCCGACTTACACCATTGGCGTTTATCCATGACACAGTCCATTATACCGAGTTAGCGTAGGTTAGGCACTGTGCGCTGTCCGCGTCTTTTGTCCAGTCTCCTGGAGGATCGTCCGGGCTCGTCTGCAATGGATGGTTTTCGGCGAATGGCAGGCTGGGTCAAGACGCCGTAATGCAGGCATGACATGAGATCAAATGTCCTATCCCTGTCCATACATAGTCCAGCGAAGTCTGTCTGTAATCTGTATCGTACTAGCGGCGTGGGAGTCACTAGTCGGTCTTTTATTGAAGCCTGACCTCCCAACTCCCAACAGCTCCTGTTCTCCTCATCCTACCTCGTCTCCTATACCCTACTCgcattcattcattctcAGATTTGATACTCCGAGCTGCCCACCAATATGCGTGAAATTGTGAGTCCACTCGCTGTCTTTGGAACGGCCTGCCGTCGAGATCGCTGACCGCTGATCTCGGTTATGCTGAGTAAAGGTTCATCTTCAAACCGGCCAATGCGTGCGTTCATTCCCGTTCCCAATGAGAGGTTGAAGTACTGCTAAGCAATGATACTTCTTCGCAGGGTAACCAAGTTGGTGCTGCCTTTTGGTAATCCAGCATAACTGTCCCGGGTTCTATCGTGCGTCCCGCTGACACGGCCCAGGCAAACCATCTCCAGCGAACACGGCCTCGATGAGTCCGGCCTGTCAGTGATCCGGTCACTGTCGCTTCCATTCTGTCTGACCCTACCACAGGTGCAATGCCTCGTCCGACCAGCAGCTGGAGCGGATGAATGTCTATTTCAACGAGGTCGGCAACTCGAAATACGTCCCTCGAGCGGTCCTCGTCGACTTGGAACCGGGAACCATGGACGCGATTCGCTCCGGCCCCCACGGAGCCCTTTTCCGACCTGATAATTTTGTGTTCGGGCAGTCCAGCGCCGGCAACAATTGGGCAAAGGGTCATTACACGGAAGGCGCCGAGCTGGTGGATCAGGTCATTGACGTTGTTCGCCGTGAGGCGGAGAGCTGTGACTATCTGCAAGGATTCCAGATCACCCATTCTCTGGGCGGCGGAACGGGCGCGGGCATGGGCACGcttctcatctccaagatcCGGGAGGAGTTCCCTGATCGGATGATGGCCACATTCTCGGTCCTGCCATCCCCCAAGGTCTCGGATACCGTGGTGGAGCCGTACAATGCGACGCTGTCGGTCCACCAGTTGGTCGAGCACGCAGATGAGACCTTTTGCATCGACAACGAGGTATCCGTCCTGATCCTTCCAAGTCGAAATGACAAGCTAACCAGCCCAGGCGCTCTATGATATCTGTACGCGGACGCTGAAGCTGTCGTCCCCGTCGTACGGCGATCTCAACCATCTCGTTTCGACGGTCATGTCCGGCATCACAGCCAGCTTTCGGTTCCCCGGACAGCTGAATTCCGACCTGCGGAAGCTGGCGGTTAATATGGTTCCCTTTCCCCGGCTGCATTTCTTCATGGTGGGCTTCGCGCCATTGACCAGTCGAGGAGCCCAGTCCTTCCGCGCAATGAGTGTCCCGGAACTCACGCAGCAGATGTTTGATTCCAGGAATATGATGACGGCGTGCAACTTTCAAAACGGCCGCTTTCTGACCTGCTCGGCTCTTTTGtaagttttttttttttttttttttttttttttttttttttttgggtCCTTTTCTCCGCGGCGTCCCAGAAAAACTGATCAGTTTCAGCCGCGGCAAGATCTCCATGAAAGAAGTCGATGATCAAATGCTCAGTATCCATACCAAGAACTCCGGCTACTTTGTGGAGTGGATCCCAAATAATGTTCAGACCGCCCTCTGCTCGGTGCCTCCCAAGGGCCTGAAAATGTCGGCCACTTTTGTGGGCAATTCCACATCCGTCCAGGAGCTCTTCCAGCGCGTGGCGACCCAGTTCACGGCCATGTTCCGCCGCAAAGCCTTCTTGCACTGGTATACCGGCGAGGGAATGGACGAGATGGAATTCACCGAGGCGGAAAGTAACATGAATGATTTGATGTCCGAATATCAACAATACCAGGAGGCCAGTATCTCCGACGGAGAGGAGCAACCGTATGCCGAGGAGGCGGCATATGAGGCCGAGGAATAAACCCTCTGAATTTCACCATCTCGTGCGAGATCGACAGTCCCCTTTTCAGCTTCAAGCTTGTCATTCTTTCTATCTCTCTGGGGAACTTGCCTGGACTTCCTCCTATTGTTTCCGAGACTCACTGTCTCAAACAGAAATAGAACTTCAGTCAGCTGATAATCTAACAGTGCCGTTCTCGTCGCATTGTGGTCATGGCAGAGGTTTTGTAGATATTGTCCTCTGTACCATTGATCGCATTTGGTTGATTGCAAGTGAATGTCATGTATACAAAGGATATTGGCGTACATAAGTCACTCGTGGAATAAAGGTTGTGCCCGGTGTATCTGTACGAACTCTTCGGTTTTCAGGTCTCGGTTTTCAGGTCTTGATGTCAAGTAAAGGTGGCGACTGTCAGCCATGAGAGCAAACCTGATATTTATGAAGAGCCTATTTTAGTACAGTATCCGAGTGCCGCTCAGTAAGAGAGTCAAGGAAGAAGTTGGTTCTCAGCTAAGCATGAACTTGCAACAGGCCAAGGTTGAAAGCGTTTCCCGTTACTCTTCCTCGATGTACTCATTTCAATAGCTTATCAAGATCATGTCTACACGAGACGGAGTGGTGACACACAACGGACAATGTAGCGGTACATATCAACGCAGGGTCGCACTAAAGTATTGACGGGTATATCTCCAGCAATGGATGATAATGAAGGCTGGACTCTAACTCGAGACGCAAGCTGTGGGTATGGAGTCACTTCCTCAGGGTACAGCTGCAAGATCGAGCACTAAGAGAATGACTAGATTTTACGGACTGTGCTCCAGGTCCAACAGATAACTGAGGACAGCGATGTAGATGCATGGGAATCACGCCTGTTGCCAGAATGACTTGGGTGGAGATTACAACCGCATTGAACCAACCCACCTGGCGGAAGTTGATTTAGAATCCGTCTTCTTGAAAATctccccttcttcgtctAATGCTACCGCACGAGGGCTGGCTTCTTATGGTCGTATACCCCATTTGTCTTTCGCTAGAAATGGCAATATGGGAACGTTTTTGGCTCCTCCAgctttcctcttttcacCGGAAGCTAGGGAAGTGGAAGAGCATCGAGAAACCTTGTATAAAACATTATCCGTAGTGTATGCAATGCCCCATCTTCAAAATTGCGGATGGCATGTGCCTCTCAGATACAGGCCGTCCAATATGACCCGCTCGGCGCTATGTGAATGCCACAATTCATTAGCAAAAGGTCAGTAATTGGCACTGGCCATAGTGTGGATCATTCCTCGATCCACAGGAAAGCATATGCAGGATGATGAACTGGGTAATTCCCTCGGCAGGGGATTACGAGTCAGACCAGGATGCGCTCTGCA containing:
- a CDS encoding MFS transporter, which encodes MLSAWGTGEHLDTSRLARTHSNPPWANQMAGDTRLRGESPTVLGETADTISSRSGTSNYPKLKSSNFRRICQRPLLVFLGWLTQISTIIPLRINARARRFDRATTMEEKASNTDSTAPAHPNSRLPQQSISSAPVLAQGPKTECTEKGTATEGSLTDPACQADDDSEIVKWDGENDPELPLNWPASKKWRNVVMVSALTFVTPFASSMFAPAINQVMVEMGTSNRDIGSFGVSIYLLGYAFGPLVLAPCSELYGRLIVYHISAALFILCNVACALSISMPMLIIVRFLTGLVGAAPLTIGPGTVADCFRQEQRGRAMAIWTMPVLLGPCLGPAIGAYVSRSLGWRWNFWLLIIVSGAVSLFCLVFQRETHAPTLLKRKAARLRKSTGNPNIRHDDRTTISRSQLITTSIVRPVKMLFLSPVVFGLSLLTAVAYGTLYLFFTTVTDVFASRYGIITNVGLIYLGCGCGQFAGLFILGLVSDAIVRRAARGGEMKPEYRLPPTILGGSMIPIGLLIYGWTAEYRVFWFVPVLGTFLIGFGMITVFTPVGTYLVDAFPMYAASATAANTVFRSVGGAFLPLAGPRMYSSLGQGWGNTLLAGISLLMMGMIFMSLKYGERLRTHPKYQIKL
- the exg14 gene encoding glycoside hydrolase family 3 protein codes for the protein MGEICPRREDFDIDYILKNASLLEKVSLLAGYDFWHTAPLPRFNVPSVRVSDGPNGVRGTKFFDGVRAACLPCGTGLAATWDQSLLYDAGVLIGQECLAKGAHCWLVPTVCIQRSPLGGRGFESFAEDPYATGKLAAAYIRGAQSTGVISTIKHFAANDQEHERISVNAVMSERALREVHLLPFQIAIADSAPGAVMTCYNKVNGQHLSESKEMLDGLLRREWGWKGLIMSDWFGTYSTAEALNAGLGLEMPGTTRLRGPLLELAISSRKVSRATLDERARTVLEFVQRARKAEVSAVESTRDFPEDRRLNRKLAADSIVLLKNESGLLPLNPQTLTSVALIGPNMKTAAFCGGGSASLQPYYSTSPYQGITSQLPPGVEVLYETGATSYAFIPELEASEVRTPEGQPGLRMRFYRDPPSVQERRVLMGFSNPELDRLFYADIEAELIAPATGPFQFGLAVYGSASLFLNDQLIIDNTTVQRGGTFFFGKGTLEETATVDLVQGQSYQIKVQFASGPSSKLVKPGVVNFGGGAGRLGMVQVVDPERAIARAVEAAKRADITILGVGLTRDHESEGFDRSHMDLPPAVASLVTAVLDVAPDAILLTQSGTPFSMLPWADLVKTHLHAWFGGNELGNGIADVLFGVVNPSGKLPLSFPRRIEDTPTYLNFGSERGQVTYGEGIYVGYKLLRKSPTSCALSIRARFVVHLLCVLRFDGRHRVRYTECSKLGRRGRSGSSPAVYRGRSNNVVNRTSHQGAQRISKGGFAAR
- the tub2 gene encoding tubulin beta chain, with amino-acid sequence MREIVHLQTGQCGNQVGAAFWQTISSEHGLDESGLCNASSDQQLERMNVYFNEVGNSKYVPRAVLVDLEPGTMDAIRSGPHGALFRPDNFVFGQSSAGNNWAKGHYTEGAELVDQVIDVVRREAESCDYLQGFQITHSLGGGTGAGMGTLLISKIREEFPDRMMATFSVLPSPKVSDTVVEPYNATLSVHQLVEHADETFCIDNEALYDICTRTLKLSSPSYGDLNHLVSTVMSGITASFRFPGQLNSDLRKLAVNMVPFPRLHFFMVGFAPLTSRGAQSFRAMSVPELTQQMFDSRNMMTACNFQNGRFLTCSALFRGKISMKEVDDQMLSIHTKNSGYFVEWIPNNVQTALCSVPPKGLKMSATFVGNSTSVQELFQRVATQFTAMFRRKAFLHWYTGEGMDEMEFTEAESNMNDLMSEYQQYQEASISDGEEQPYAEEAAYEAEE